Below is a genomic region from Myxococcus fulvus.
GCGGTGGTGGAGCTGTCCAACGTGGCGGAGGTCGTCGCCGGTGAGCAGCACACGCTGGCGTTGCTGGGTGACGAGAGCGTGCGCTCCTGGGGCAGCCACGAGTACGGCCAGCTGGGTGAGGTGGAGTCGGGGCCTCGGACGCTGCCCGTGGACGTGAAGCTGCCGACGTCGAAGGACTTCGCGCCGGTGGTCACCGTGCGCGCCTGGAATCAGCACGCCGCGGCGGTGCTGGCCGATGGCTCCGTGCAGACGTGGGGCATCAACTCCCACGGGCAGCTCGGGGATGGCACCACGGAGAGCCAGTCCATGCCCACCACGGTGGAGGGACTGACGAAGATGCGCGACGTCGCTCCGGGCGCGTGGCACACGCTGGCGCTGGCCGAGGACGGCACGGTGTGGGCGTGGGGCAACAACGTCTTCGGACAGCTCGGCGATGGCACCACGACGAACCGCACGCGGCCGGTGCAGGTGCTCGGCCTTCTGAATGTCGTGGCCATCGCCGCGGGCAGCTACCACTCGCTCGCGGTGGACGCGGACGGCGCCGTGTGGAGCTGGGGCTACAACGTCTTCGGACAGCTCGGCGACGGCACGGCGGAGGCGCGCGCGTTGCCCACGCGCATGGTGGACATCGACGGCGCGGTGGCGGTGTCGGGCGGCGACCACCACACGCTGGTGCTGCGCGGCGACGGGACGCTCTGGGCCTGCGGCCACAATGCCTACGGGCAGCTCGGCGAGGGGACGGCCACCAACCGGATGACCCCCATGAAGGTGATGGACCTGGAGGGCGTGAGCGCCGTGCAGGCGGGGGGCTACCACTCGCTGGCGCTGCGCTCCGACGGGACGGTGTGGTCCTGGGGCGACAACAGCCACGGACAGCTGGGCGATGGGAGTCTGTCGACGCGCATCTACCCGGAGCCCGTCCCGGGCCTCTCGGCGGTGAAGCGCCTGGGCGCGGGCGCCTACCACTCCTTCGCCGTGGGCGACGAGGTGTGGACGTGGGGACGCAACTCCCACGGTCAGCTCGGCACGGATGACTGCGACAACCGGCTGGAGGCGACGCCGGTGAAGGGGCTCGCCGGCGCGATGATGGTGTCGGGCGGCGGCGAGTTCTCCGTGGCCCTCGACATGGAGGGACAGGCGCGCAGCTGGGGCACGAACTTCCACGGCACGCTGGGCGTGGGGCTCCCCGGTCAGCGGGCCGTGCCGGGCGTCGTGTCCCTGCCCTGAGTCGGGCCCTCGTCGTCCGGAGCGGGTGTGGACCCACCGCTCCGGGCGCCGTGCCCGAAGCTCAGAACCGCAGCCCGGGGCCCAGTCGCTTGATGAGCGGAGCCAGCGCGTCCGGGTCCAGGCCGATGTCGAGCAGCTCCAGGCGGCGCAGCGACGGCAAGGCCTTGGGCGAGCGGAACGCCAGCGCGCCCTCCTCGCTCACCTCGTTGCGCGACAGCTCCAGGCGCTCCAGGCGGGGCAGTCCTTTGCTCTTCGAGAGCGCCACCGCCGCGTCGTCGCTCAAGTCATTGCGGTTGAGCGCCAGCCACTGGAGCGCCTCCAGGCCCTTGGCGCGGGCGAGCGTCGCCACGCCTTCGTCGGACAGGCCGCTTCCGGACAGGTACAGCCGCTCCCAGGGGACGGTCGCCTTCGCGAGCACCGCCGCGCCCTCGTCCGACAGCGCGCTGCTGGAGAAGCTCACCGAGCGCAGCGCGGGCAACACCGGCTTCTCCGTGAGCGCGCGCAGGGACGCGTCCGTGGCGCCCGCGAGCACCAGTCCCGACAGTCGCTCCGTGCGAGGCGCGGACACCAGGGCCCGGACCGCGGCGTCGACCCCCGAGCCCGTCAGCCGGAGCCAGCGCACCTGGGAGAACCAGGGCTGCTCGGCGGCGAGCCTCAGGCCCACACCGTCCCGGACCGCCACGCACAGCCGCGACACCGGCTCCCGCGCGAACAGCGCGTGTCCGTGCTCGGCGAGCTTGTCCTCGGCGAGGTTCAGCTCCTCGATGAAGCCCCGGTGGTAGGTGGGCTCGTGCACGCGCGCGTCGCGCAGGGGCTTGAGCCAGGCCACGCCATGCTCGTCGAGCAGCGCGCGCTGGCGCAACTGGAGCGACCTGCGTCGGGCCGGGTCCATGCGTCCGGGCAGCGCGAGCTGCACGCGGATGAACTCGGCGCGCGCGGGGTCCACTGCTTGAAGCGCATCCGCGCAAGCGAGCCTCACCGCGTCGTCGTCGGGCGCCTGCACCATCTTCGCCAGCAGCGTGTCGAAGTCGCTCATCGTCCCAGCAGCTCCTTCACCTCGGCCTGCCACCGCGTGCCCAGCTCCGGGTGCACCATGCGCACGTACGCGGCATAGCCCTCCAGATACGCCGGGAAGTCCGGACGGCCTCGCGCCTGCGACTCCACGCCGTGCTTGCGGCAGTTGGCGAGGATGGCCTTGAAGCGGCGGCGCTCCTCGCGGGGAATGGCCACGCGCTGGTTGACGGTGAGCCCCGTCACCCGCTGGCGTCCCGCCTGTCGCATGACGCGACGCTTGGGGGCGTTCTCCGTGAAGCCCTCCTGCTGGAGGATGGCGTTCACCCACCAGAAGAAGCGGCCCAGCTTCTCCGGCGGCTTCGCGAAGGAGAAGGAGAGGTCGTCCGCGTAGCGCGTGTACGCGGCGCCGGCCTTTGTCGCCAGCGCGTGCAGGCGCGCGTCCATGCGGCGACAGACGAGGTTGGCGATGGCGGGCGAGGTCGGCGCGCCCTGCGGCAGCACGCCGGGCCACACCACGGTGCCATCGGGCAGCCTGGGGCGCCAGGTGGTGAGCCCCGCGAGGGTGGAGGCCACCTCGTCGTTGTAGCCGTACGCCTCGAAGAGGCCCTTCACGCGCCGGTAGTGCACGGTGGGAAAGAAGTCCTCCAGGTCCACGCGCACCACGACGTTCGCGCCCACGTGGGCGTTCGCGTTCGTCACCGTGGAGCGACCCGGCACGAAGCCGTGCACGGCGTCATGCGTGGGCAGGTGCGCCAGCAGCCCTTCGAGCAGGGCGCGCTGCGCGGACTTGAGCTTCTCGCGAGGCGCGCAGATGCGGCGCACGCCACCGGAGCGCTTGGGGGCCTCGAACTCCACGTAGCCGGAGCCAGGGCCGGAGCCGGGACGCATCAGTGCTTCCAGCTCCGCGTCCTCCACGCCCACGAGGCGTGCCACGTCCTGTCGGCTCTCGAGCTTCGGCAGGGTGGGGAGGTCGGGCTTGCGCTTCACCTTGCCGCGCCAGCGGGGATAGAGGCCGTAGAACCAGCCGGTGGGGTTCCAGCCGCCCAGGGCCATGGGGCGCGGACGCCGGGGGGGCTCGATGCGCGTGTCGGGCAGCGACACGTCCGCGATGCCCAGCTTGCGCACGGCGGCGCGCGCGGCGGAGGCCACGCGGGTGTCGGCGTCCTTCACCCGGCGACGCAGGTGCCCGGCGGCGACGAGGCGCGGGAAGAGCAGGGGGATGAGGCGCACGGCCTCCAGGCGCTCGCGCGGGTCCTGACTGTTGAGCCGACGGGAGACCACCTGGCTCCAGTGGCGGCTGACGTAGAAGCGGGCGACCTCGTACTCGGCGAGACCCTGGTGGCGCTCAAGCAGTCCGGTGATTCGGCTGAAGTTCCCCTCGGGGTCCTCCATCAACGGCTTGAGCTCGAGGAGGAGTGAGACCAGGTCCATTCACGTGCTCCGGGACCACCGATGAGACTGCGAGCTCCTGGGGACGCCGCCACCTGCACGGCAGAGGCGGACGAGGTCGGGGAAGCCCGCCAGGCGGACCTCGTACCGCGTCGTCCTTCACTGGGTGTCATGGGCAGCCGCGACGTGACATCGCGGACGGAAGGCTGGCTGCACGCGACCCCAGGAGCGGAGCGAAGCTGACCACATCCTTCACGATGAAGGAAGGTCCTCCAGCTCGGCCGGGCTCTCTTCTTCCATCAGCGCGAGCAGCGCTTCGCGAGGGCCTCCGGGAGCCCGGCGGACCAGGGAATCGAGGAGTCGTCCCTGCGCGCGCACGCGCTCACCGTGGGCGCGCATGGCCCCCAGCGCGTCGGGTTCCATGGACGGGCGGGACAGCACGTCGAGGTTGTGGAGCAGCTCTCGCCGGTTGCGTGGCGCGGTGAGGCTCGCGCTGACGCCTGGCTGCGAGAGGGAGTAGCGGTAGCAGTCCACAGCTGTCGGGAGGGGCGTGTCCTGGGGCTCGCCGGGAACGGGTTTGAGCAGGCGGCCGTAGCAGGTGGTGGTGAAGGTGAGGACGCCGGTGCCACGACGTTGGGCTTCGGGGAGGAAGGTGGACTCGGCGCCCGGGTGCGCGGCGCTGTGACGGGTCATCACCACGGGCCAGTCGTGTCGGTCGAGGGCCTCGCGCGCGAGGTCTCTCAGGTGCGTGGAGAAGCCGAAGGCGCGCAGCTTGCCCTCCGCGCGGAGTTGCTCGAGTACGGCGTGGTTCTCGTCCGAGAGGCGCTCGGGCGCGCGGACCCAGAAGAGCAGGAAGACGTCGAGCCAGGTGGTGCGCAGGCGGCGCAGCGCGGATTCCACGTCGCGTCGGATGGCGGCGGCGCCCGAGTGATAGGTGCCCGCGATGATGACGGACTGCTCGCGGGTGTTCCGGCCTCCGCGGAGGAACTGCGTCAGCGCGGCGTAGCGGGGCTCCCAGAAGAACGCGTCGATGCCGGCGTCGCGGGCCTCGAAGAAGGGCTCGCGCGTGGTGAGGTGCGCGCCGGAGAGGACGAGGGGAGAGACCGACAGGCCCGTGCGGCCGAGTGGACGTGCGCTGGCGCGTGGGACGAAGGGCCTTGGTGCGGGGCGCTCTCGGGGGCGCGAGGAGGAGGTGGGGCGCTGACGTGCCAGCTCGGGTTCGTCGGCGAAGAGGGGCTCGGGGAAGGTGAGCGCGAGGGCCCTCAGATGGGGGACGACGCGAGGGGACTCGGTGGTGCCGCCGAGGGACTCACGGAGTCGGGCGAAGGCGTCGTCGTCCGCGCGGCGCAAGCGCCATGTCCACGCGGCGATGCGCAGGTCCACGGTGTCGTCGGTGGCGGGCTGGCGCAGGAGTGTGTCGAGGCGCGCGTCGAGCGTCTCGCAGGACTCCAGGGGCGAGGCCGCCGCCGTGCGGACCATGAGCTCGGTGTCGCGTGACAGGCGCAGGAGCGCGCGCAGTTGGGTGTCTCCGCTCTCGGGGGAGAGTTGCTCCGCGGCGCGGGCCCGCACCCACGGGTCCGGTGAGTCGCAGCAGGCGAGCGCCACGACGGTCTTGAGCGCTGGGGCTTCATTGCTCGCGGGCGAGCGCTGCTCAGCGGAGCGGGCTTGCATCCCCGCGCCAGGCGAACCCCTGCGTGTGGGCGCCTCGGTGGGTTGGCGCGCTGAAGGCTCATCGCTCTCAGCGGAGTGGGCGCGCATCCTTGGAGCAGGCGTACCGCTGCGTGTGAGCGCCTTTGTGGACTGGCGCGCGAGAGACTCATCGCTCTCGGTTGAGCGCGGCTCCGCGAAGCGGGCTCTCTTCCTGGGGGCTGAAGAACCGTTGCGTGCGAACTCTTCGGCGGACTGGGGCGTTGGGGTTTCGGCGCTCTCGGGTGAGAGATGGCTCGCAGTGGACCGGGGCGCTGGGGCTTCGTTGTCCTCTGCTCTGCTCTGCTCCGTGGCTCGGGCTCGCCTCCGCGCGGCAGTCGGACCATCGCGCCCAGGCTTCTCTTTGGACTGAAGCGCTGGGGCCTCACCGCTCTCGGGCGAGGGATGCCCCATGGCGCGGGTGCGCATCCATGTGTCTGGCGAGTCGCTGTGGGCGAGCGTCTCGGTCGCGGAGTCTCCGTTGTCGAGCTCGCGTGCGTGCGTGAGCAACAGCTCCAGCGCCTGGCGTCGCACCGTGGCGTCCGTGTCGTGGAGACAGACGTGAGCGGCGTTGTCCACGTCCAGCACGGCGGCTCGCAGCCACGGGTCTTCGTGAGCACGGGCCTGCTGCTGCTCCGCGTCGCTGAGCTCGCCCAGTGAGGACAATGCGGCCAGGGCCGTCGCGCTCGTTGTCGAGTCCTCGTCCCATGCGAACTGTCGGAGCATGTCGAGGTCCTGCTGATGGGCCGCGGCGGAGGCAACGGCCCTGCGCTCTCTCGAAGTCCGTGCCTTGGGCGCGAAGGCAATCAGCGCCTCGACGAAGTCGTCGAACGCGGCGCGGGCCTTGGGGCGCTGCTCCCACGCCGCGATGACCTCCTCGCGCACCGTCTCGTCCCCGTCATCGAGAGCGTTCAGCACGTCGCGACGATGCGTCGGAGCATGCACGAGCGCACCGAGCGCCGCGCGGCGATAGGCGGCATCCGGATGCGCCATCCAGGCGCGGAGCTGGGACACGGGGTCGTGGAGACCGTGCTTCACCGCGGTGAGCCCGGCCCACGCCAACGCACCGGGCCTGGGCTTCGGGAGGGATTCGAGGACTCTCTTCGCGAGCGTGACCTCATCCAC
It encodes:
- a CDS encoding TIGR02996 domain-containing protein; translation: MSDFDTLLAKMVQAPDDDAVRLACADALQAVDPARAEFIRVQLALPGRMDPARRRSLQLRQRALLDEHGVAWLKPLRDARVHEPTYHRGFIEELNLAEDKLAEHGHALFAREPVSRLCVAVRDGVGLRLAAEQPWFSQVRWLRLTGSGVDAAVRALVSAPRTERLSGLVLAGATDASLRALTEKPVLPALRSVSFSSSALSDEGAAVLAKATVPWERLYLSGSGLSDEGVATLARAKGLEALQWLALNRNDLSDDAAVALSKSKGLPRLERLELSRNEVSEEGALAFRSPKALPSLRRLELLDIGLDPDALAPLIKRLGPGLRF
- a CDS encoding reverse transcriptase family protein produces the protein MDLVSLLLELKPLMEDPEGNFSRITGLLERHQGLAEYEVARFYVSRHWSQVVSRRLNSQDPRERLEAVRLIPLLFPRLVAAGHLRRRVKDADTRVASAARAAVRKLGIADVSLPDTRIEPPRRPRPMALGGWNPTGWFYGLYPRWRGKVKRKPDLPTLPKLESRQDVARLVGVEDAELEALMRPGSGPGSGYVEFEAPKRSGGVRRICAPREKLKSAQRALLEGLLAHLPTHDAVHGFVPGRSTVTNANAHVGANVVVRVDLEDFFPTVHYRRVKGLFEAYGYNDEVASTLAGLTTWRPRLPDGTVVWPGVLPQGAPTSPAIANLVCRRMDARLHALATKAGAAYTRYADDLSFSFAKPPEKLGRFFWWVNAILQQEGFTENAPKRRVMRQAGRQRVTGLTVNQRVAIPREERRRFKAILANCRKHGVESQARGRPDFPAYLEGYAAYVRMVHPELGTRWQAEVKELLGR
- a CDS encoding aldo/keto reductase, which produces MLDWDLAAVRLLDEDVTVRREAVGTVDVSRLDGRYALRQALLTDEDAQVRAIAARRLGDARDGRFAAALLESLEDPMPMVRDRAWRALARLGVKDLLASATKAVRQEPVWWVRRAAVRASASVAGADAVAVLLAALEDPFWRVRHASVQALAWLGAENEALRREVQQAAAKHPQGPVRAAVAWLESEWNTGARDGATLPASLAAPVVVPGAEPLSSEDPAVTTARLEARSAESVPARELVEWLGDPHEPLRALARRRLRERKDIEAIRLAMRWLDEPRVPHARDEAQALLDRPPVDEVTLAKRVLESLPKPRPGALAWAGLTAVKHGLHDPVSQLRAWMAHPDAAYRRAALGALVHAPTHRRDVLNALDDGDETVREEVIAAWEQRPKARAAFDDFVEALIAFAPKARTSRERRAVASAAAHQQDLDMLRQFAWDEDSTTSATALAALSSLGELSDAEQQQARAHEDPWLRAAVLDVDNAAHVCLHDTDATVRRQALELLLTHARELDNGDSATETLAHSDSPDTWMRTRAMGHPSPESGEAPALQSKEKPGRDGPTAARRRARATEQSRAEDNEAPAPRSTASHLSPESAETPTPQSAEEFARNGSSAPRKRARFAEPRSTESDESLARQSTKALTRSGTPAPRMRAHSAESDEPSARQPTEAPTRRGSPGAGMQARSAEQRSPASNEAPALKTVVALACCDSPDPWVRARAAEQLSPESGDTQLRALLRLSRDTELMVRTAAASPLESCETLDARLDTLLRQPATDDTVDLRIAAWTWRLRRADDDAFARLRESLGGTTESPRVVPHLRALALTFPEPLFADEPELARQRPTSSSRPRERPAPRPFVPRASARPLGRTGLSVSPLVLSGAHLTTREPFFEARDAGIDAFFWEPRYAALTQFLRGGRNTREQSVIIAGTYHSGAAAIRRDVESALRRLRTTWLDVFLLFWVRAPERLSDENHAVLEQLRAEGKLRAFGFSTHLRDLAREALDRHDWPVVMTRHSAAHPGAESTFLPEAQRRGTGVLTFTTTCYGRLLKPVPGEPQDTPLPTAVDCYRYSLSQPGVSASLTAPRNRRELLHNLDVLSRPSMEPDALGAMRAHGERVRAQGRLLDSLVRRAPGGPREALLALMEEESPAELEDLPSS